In Papaver somniferum cultivar HN1 chromosome 1, ASM357369v1, whole genome shotgun sequence, a genomic segment contains:
- the LOC113354187 gene encoding uncharacterized protein LOC113354187, with translation MGFRVKLRQWIRCCVEFTRFSILVNKSATGYFKSKKGIRQGDPISPFLFLLVGEALTFMIKRAQEQGLLSDDTLIFLDADIEQVKNLGIVLLSFEMLTGLKINFAKSQIFGVGYDGDLNAFSSLLGCYNGVLPTTYLGLPLGDKCGGVAKWDKVVDKVIARFPGWIKPLISRAGKITLINSVLATLPVYYMSLYEIPVSVLRKLEQIMRKFLWSDNKGKKKIHPAKCNALCKKKRFGGLGIKNLKLVNQYLLSKWSWRYATEEDVLWKQVQIAAMGALTDNVVIWNLNIPRRLTAATRTELDLLLADLQSFKFNQNQADELFWPFTTKRFFQLSTRDMLHRRRINVPENCLFCVAPENVSHLFLHCAFARSVWDIMTANLKWLYAMPEDVVPAIQAWQLFLSDNARSEIWELVPIAIIWCLWKERNNRVFNDNPNSATVVIAYKAIYVLFTWSLAFKEFEDVDSKEVSFLVSAGSNENGNNSVYFSNQRTEEGDLDREKIGELVLLSSILRVGLGGGESGATSLAQNEMKLRFVKKS, from the exons ATGGGCTTTCGTGTCAAGTTGAGGCAATGGATTAGGTGTTGTGTTGAATTCACAAGGTTTTCAATCTTAGTGAATAAGAGTGCAACTGGTTATTTCAAAAGTAAAAAAGGAATTAGACAAGGTGATCCAATTTCaccatttttgtttcttttggttggtgaagcTTTAACTTTTATGATCAAGAGAGCTCAAGAACAAGGATTATTATCCG ATGACACTCTTATATTTCTAGATGCTGACATTGAGCAAGTTAAAAACTTGGGAATTGTTCTTCTCTCTTTTGAGATGCTTACAGGCTTGAAGATTAATTTTGCTAAGAGCCAGATTTTTGGTGTTGGATATGATGGTGACTTGAAtgctttctcttctcttcttggttGCTATAATGGAGTTCTTCCTACAACTTACTTAGGCTTGCCATTGGGTGATAAATGTGGAGGTGTGGCAAAATGGGACAAAGTGGTGGACAAAGTCATTGCTAGATTTCCTGGCTGGATTAAACCACTTATCTCCAGAGCAGGTAAAATTACCTTAATCAATAGTGTTCTTGCTACTCTACCAGTTTATTACATGTCACTTTATGAAATCCCAGTTTCTGTCTTGAGGAAGCTTGAGCAAATTATGAGGAAATTCCTTTGGAGTGATAATAAAGGAAAAAAGAAGATTCATCCTGCTAAATGCAATGCTCTGTGTAAAAAGAAAAGGTTTGGAGGTTTGGGTATTAAAAATCTGAAGCTAGTCAATCAATATTTACTCTCTAAGTGGTCTTGGAGATATGCAACTGAAGAAGATGTTCTATGGAAGCAA GTTCAAA TTGCTGCTATGGGTGCTTTAACTGACAATGTGGTTATCTGGAATCTGAACATCCCTAGAAGACTTACTGCTGCAACAAGAACTGAGTTAGACCTTCTTCTAGCTGACTTGCAATCCTTTAAATTCAATCAGAATCAGGCAGATGAGCTGTTTTGGCCTTTCACGACAAAAAGATTTTTTCA GCTTTCAACAAGAGATATGCTTCACAGAAGAAGAATTAATGTGCCAGAGAATTGTCTTTTTTGTGTTGCTCCTGAAAATGTTTCTCACTTATTTCTTCATTGTGCTTTTGCAAGATCAGTTTGGGATATTATGACTGCCAATTTAAAATGGCTTTATGCAATGCCAGAGGATGTTGTACCTGCAATTCAAGCTTGGCAGCTTTTTCTTTCTGACAATGCTAGAAGTGAAATCTGGGAGCTTGTTCCGATAGCAATCATTTGGTGTTTATGGAAGGAGAGAAACAATAGAGTTTTCAATGATAATCCtaattctgctactgttgttATTGCTTATAAGGCAATCTATGTCTTGTTCACTTGGTCATTGGCTTTCAAAGAATTTGAGGATGTTGATTCAAAGGAA GTCTCTTTTCTTGTTTCCGCTGGTTCTAATGAAAATGGGAACAATAGCGTATATTTCAGTAATCA GAGAACAGAGGAAGGAGACCTTGATAGAGAAAAGATTGGTGAATTAGTTTTGCTGAGTTCAATCTTGAGAGTCGGTCTAGGAGGAGGAGAGAGTGGAGCGACAAGTTTGGCGCAAAATGAGATGAAATTAAGATTCGTGAAGAAGAGCTAA
- the LOC113308202 gene encoding uncharacterized protein LOC113308202, which translates to MAQEEEQQRCSNSNSGGGKISKKVKTKKIPQRGLGVAQLEKIRLEEQQKKDTSVFVPSLLPQNHQSSSSSVSSISFSQSSSTINNVSTSSSTSLFRSQPSIPFTNFNLYIPPPPPPPPPQPTSLPKTNTFYGYPLPEGSENGGSSYSSSAMGVSCAFDVDGRNVDPNRFTIGSHTNTIWPPINIQQQSKYQQHQPPFSRVNVSLPTSSSSGLNIQMEPPSNQSFYNNYAASQLWPEEDKMVGMKRPWPFTMDNPPLSSFSYKLPNFGPQIYRLDESSSCVSGNMFNFEPGNTIFREGPSNSAPPLLAERRRSLFEMNPAKGPKEGGVLERDFLSLGPPPTNSSLTSFKAKHPLVFPVPPPHQDFAEFDIPPFQMYNEEEHHQPPYSFFPPKGQHVSNMASKSKDQRGEAGDSLDLSLRL; encoded by the exons ATGgcacaagaagaagaacaacagagGTGTAGTAATAGTAATAGTGGTGGAGGAAAAATTTctaaaaaagtaaaaacaaaaaagatcCCACAAAGAGGACTAGGTGTTGCTCAACTTGAGAAAATAAGGTTAGAAGAACAACAAAAGAAAGATACTTCAGTTTTTGTTCCATCCCTTCTTCCTCAGAAccatcaatcttcttcttcttctgtttcttcAATTTCCTTTTCACAATCTTCTTCTACTATAAATAATGTTTCTACATCGTCATCAACTTCTTTGTTTAGATCACAACCATCAATTCCTTTCACTAATTTTAATTTATatattccaccaccacctcctcctcctcctccacaaCCTACATCTCTTCCAAAAACCAACACTTTTTACGGATACCCACTTCCTGAAGGTAGTGAAAATGGTGggtctagttattcttcttcagCCATGGGAGTTTCATGTGCGTTTGATGTAGATGGGAGAAATGTTGATCCAAATAGGTTCACAATTGGCTCTCATACTAACACAATATGGCCTCCTATTAACATACAACAACAGAGTAAATATCAACAGCACCAACCACCTTTTTCAAGG GTGAACGTTTCATTGCCAACTTCGTCATCCTCTGGACTAAACATTCAGATGGAGCCCCCTTCAAACCAAAGCTTCTATAACAACTACGCTGCATCGCAATTGTGGCCAGAGGAAGATAAG ATGGTTGGCATGAAGCGGCCCTGGCCTTTCACTATGGACAACCCACCATTATCTTCCTTTTCTTACAAACTACCCAATTTCGGGCCTCAGATTTACAGATTAGACGAATCATCTTCATGTGTTAGTGGTAACATGTTCAATTTCGAACCAGGAAACACAATTTTCAG AGAGGGTCCTTCGAATTCAGCTCCACCACTTCTTGCTGAAAGGAGAAGAAGTTTATTTGAAATGAATCCAGCGAAGGGTCCTAAAGAAGGAGGGGTACTAGAGAGAGATTTTCTTTCTTTAGGACCTCCTCCAACGAATTCATCTTTGACGAGTTTTAAAGCTAAGCATCCGTTAGTTTTTCCAGTTCCTCCTCCACACCAGGATTTTGCAGAATTTGATATTCCTCCATTTCAA atgtataatgAAGAAGAACATCATCAGCCACCTTACAGCTTCTTCCCTCCCAAAGGACAGCATGTTAGCAATATGGCGTCGAAATCAAAAGATCAAAGAGGCGAAGCTGGAGACAGCTTGGATCTTAGTCTAAGACTATAA